The region ctgctTTTTCCTTGACATAATGGCAACAAACAGTAGAAAAACTGTTATTTACCTCCAGCACAAATCGCACCATGTATAAGATAACATTTACCGTAAAGTGTTCAAAACTTCTGCCACAGAGCTAAATGACTTTACATAATGCTGGAAAAGTGGTTTTGTGATGAACCATTTTTTAGTTTAGTAaaaattttcacaaaattatcttattttaaaaattgattatataatttaaaccaaAATATATTGGCCATCAGACATCATTTTCATGGCCATCACCTCTACACAGTTCAGATCATTTCACTTAATTTGTTTCACTTGAAGTCAGACAAGGAAATTGTGAAGGAAAGTCACATTTACTCTAGAAACACAActctaaaaatgaattaatactaAACTTATTCAACTTTTTATTGTAGGAGTCTTACAAAACAATATCAAGCTGAGTGATGAGTGTCTTaatgtttatgaaacattagtaTTTCAACATTGTGCAGTGCAATAGTGACAGATGGCACAGATGCTCTCACTGATAACCTTGCACACAAGCCTTTACAAGCCCTTTAGAATTTGCTCATTGGCAAAACGCTGGCTCCTTAGCACTGGCCCTGCACGAGCAACCCATCACTTAGCCTCCAGGAAGTCTTAGAgctgttaaattaaaaatataaagttcAATGTCATGGCTATGGAGTTGTGCTTGCTTGAGTTGGgttcctgacccttgacttttgaaCTTAAGTTTTTCTTTGGCTCCTGTAACTGTGTTTTTTGGAAGTAAGTTTGGTACAGCAAAAGTTGTGAGAAGAAAAGCTGATGATTGTTTATTGATGATTTACTGATCTCACCCAGAACATTATCCACTTTAACTATTATCCAGAACTATTATCACTTTATAATAAGCCTACAATTTCAAGGCATGAAAGGCAGTGCAAAGGGGTCAACGTTTTGCCAATGAGCAAATTCTAAAGGGCCCTGcgctgagttaaagttaatgagataaatgactaattaaattatgattgtACATTAATGATAAtgacctgctgttattgagaattacagattgagaattacagaggatcatatgttgttgttttattggtTTAAATGGTGggaccatcatggagatcagtgtttgctttagttgggctcttgacccttgacttcctGTATGAGATGCCTTTCTGTAGCAATGCATGTACATCTTATTTTCAACAACAAATCGTTACAGAGGCATTTTTTTTAGTGGGACTCTTTTTACTTTAGTTCAGTAACAGCTGAGTTTCAGTTAACAATCCAAAGAAAGAAAGGACTTCATAATGTTCATAAACCACACCTTGaacacaattatggtggcattgtgtatttaaaaataaaatatatatatatatatatatatatatatagttgatttcagttcagttcttgcactgtaaaaccgaacagtgaaattaatcaaatgaaattagttaattgcactcaaataataatgaaagttcattggacttaatttaaataagttttgttaactcaaaaatttgttgtagtgaggtgaacttaaaatgattgtgttttctagttcccagcatgctttgcatcagaaaacaaggaaaataaatttagaaattaagtgctattttgtgtgtttttacacaagattaacatagagggacataagttaatacataaatgttgtgttatattagattttacaaaggtttatgttatgttggatttgtagtgttaccgttgtggtgaagagtagagcctgtggttagactgaggatggacagcaaaagcctaattttgagtgtatttcccacattataggagttgaaaaatagataaaattatgagtgaattactccctaattataagttcagaaatataattatttaagataactctgagataatttaaggcaactggaattacattttttaagtttatgtaaacttaaaacatttaaaaacatcacttaaatgtttttgtgtaatctgttacaaaatattttttgagttctgtgaacttatcagggtttacagtgtgtgtttctcttttcttcagtgatgttgtcAACAGCAGGTGTTCACCACTAATGCAcagtcatcatttaattagtaacCTAATTATCTTATTACATTTATCTCCTTGAgtacttgggatatgacttgaagacttgtttgtgacttgaaagtcccacctctgctagAAGGCTACAGGCAGGTGAAATTTATCAGGGTTGGATATGAACTCTGCAGGGACACCGGCACTCCATGACCATGTTTGTCCATGCCTGCTTTAGTCCATTGTGTAAAAAAGTAGATAAGGACATTATAACTTGATCTGTGAACTTGATAAATACTTGAGGGTTTTGCAATATAAACATATATCTAATCTATGTGGTAATACAGAGGTGGAGCCTGATCTGACAGATATTTAATAGTGTTTGTGACCCACAGAACATCATCacaacacaattattattatctcCATTATTTACCTCACAAAATATTCAGACATATTTACAACGTTCAGATAACcattcagcaacatttatttttactttcttcaAAATTCTCCAACCAAAGGCAAGATAAGAGAAGATGGCAGTAAGTTCATGTTGATCACACTTGTAGAGTTTTTCCTTCTAGTGTCAGTGTGGTTTGATTATTATGAATGAGGATGATGATCATTCACTTCTCTCTGTAGATGAAGGTGTTTGCTGTGGCTCTGCTCTCTGTTTTCATGGGGTTTATGGTGTCTGTTTCTGATGGATTAAATCCGGTCGACTGCTCTGACATCTATAAATCTGGACAAACCATCAGTGGGATCTACTCCATCTATCCAGCAGGTGACGTTCCTGTCTGGGTTTACTGTGAGATGATCTCAGTTGGAAACAATAAAGACAAAGGAGGATGGACGGTATTAATGTGACTTTATATCCTTAAACACAGATCAGAAGATTATGAATAATATAGTCTATATAAATCCATCACAGGTGATTCAGAGGAGAATGGATGGCAGTGTGAACTTCTATCGGCCGTGGAATCAGTCCAAGAGAGGATTTGGGAATGTGCAAGGAGAATACTGGCTGGGTAATCGCTGTTTCGAGTTTGAACTGAAGACCATTAATATTtcgggatgtgtgtgtgtgtgtgtgtgtgtgtgtatatattagtggtgggcttatattattttttttatctagattaactcactgtaatcttggaattaatcttgattaatctattttaaaatgggtCATTttaattctgccgaaggcattcataATATATGttctacccaaataaaataatgactaaaagtaaagttaagtctttgagaacgggtttctcaagccagCTGGTGCATTTGACCAGGGGCTCAtgtcctgtttccaaaatgcatcacaaactgcttgggaaagctgtaaacgaattccacattgcacaaggtgcaaacaaccttacacttgtttcacacatactccgtctgcagtgcgtatgcgtttcgTATCTTTTTACGCGCCCATGTTAATGTATTCCAGCGTtcacgcggttgcggtccgtcagtgtgtTCCAGGAGCATTGCGTCTGCAGGAGTGCAGCAATCGCTCACGTactgagtagcggactgcaaatgcgtccagtgtgaaagcacaatgagtattaGTATGAGACTGAAtgcgcactgcagacggattatgtgtgaaagaGGCATGCGTCTTGTCTAGGTTCCCAATGGGTAgcgtcttaaaaaaaaaaaaaaaaagtcccagaAGCAAACCCGGCTCCCAACCCAACTTcaagaatagattaacggcaatattttttttatcgcccgataagtctcccattaacgcagcacgttaatgccgataacggcccaccactaatatatatatatatatatatataattcattcaaTGTGTTcttcgtgtgtgtgtttgtgtggatgttcatgtccaGTGTTTGGTTGAACGTgttcttcatgtgtgtgtttgtgtggatgttcatgtccaGTGTTTGGTTGAACGtgttcttcatgtgtgtgtgtgtgtggatgttcatgtccaGTGTTTGGTTGAAGGTgttcttcatgtgtgtgtttgtgtgtgtgttcatgtccaGTGTTTGGTTGAAGGTgttcttcatgtgtgtgtttgtgtggatgttcatgtccaGTGTTTGGTTGAACGtgttcttcatgtgtgtgtgtgtggatgttcatgtccaGTGTTTGGTTGAACGTGTTCTTCATGTGTCTTCATTCACAATTCCAAtgttttttctcacatttttgacattaataaaagttgcaattacatttgttttgttttttcttctttttattcagtggtggaagaaCTACAAaagacttcagccacagctttagatgaaatcaactgaagatttaaacaattcaacaaacagctttaccaacttcactcattactaaccagactgactttatttctgtcagatcagagatcaaaagatattattgagaattacagagatgtaGATGATGATGTTTTACAGTTTCGTTTGAGGTTACCAtagtggagatcagtgtttgttttagttgcaaagtcatacactgataatgagagtaaatactgaactgaactgtattaatgtgtgttagcacaagagagatctgttaatgtagttttgttgttcaccattgtgctggaaagtagagcctgtgcttcagtcaatgatgagccacaaattctgatcttttgctgctttatataaagacagtaaatgtggagtcgctgatacagtggtgatctctgtgttaagtacttcagcacatacatgtgtgctataggtgacaatgaactgcagtgatttgagttaAAGTCATgcttttagttactttactacACATTAAGagtttgcagttttatattaagaaatattccttctcagtggactcaaatgaaagaagttcatagtactaacatcgtaggaatgctagctttttaaactcaaactgtttgaagcagtgggagaggagttaattttaatgttagaattatggtaaaaataaaactaaaagttataaattaatgtttgagAGCTATAAACTAACAGTACTTTACTGCACCcatgctgccagtaaattactgttatttaaaggcACAGATTTTACAGTGCAAaattaattattagattttttaataatttattttatggtaTTCAAAGATTTATAAAAGTAGcatagttatttattatggtgGTATTTTTAAAAGTTGTTCTTAGAGTGTACTGCTAACCATGTAACATGACAAGCTAGTGTTTCATAATTGTGCAGCACAAGAGTGACTCAAATGACAGATGTCTTACTGATAAAAGTTCAGCTGAAGATGCAAGTGATTCATCAATTTTATACTGTTTCTTCAATATCCTGTCAAAAAAGAATACAAAagccagtaaataaataaataataaaggaaGCAGGCATCAAGTATTGCCAAGAATTTCTGAATTAATTTCTTCTTTAACTCAAAGGAGGAGCCTGGGAAACTGACAAATATAAAGAGTGTTTGTGTAAGACTGAAGAACACGAACGGTGAGTTActagtttattattaatttacctcacataaaaaacaaaaacaaaacaaaaatagccACAAACTACAATAATCTGATATTTATGTTTGCTTTCTTCAAGATTTAAAGAGAAAATACTAGCAAATCTCTTCAGTGATCTACTGAAAAAAGATTGAGAAGATGGCAGTAAGTTcaatcacaattataacaactctttttacttttattccaaATGTCAGTGTGGTTTGATTATTATGAATGAGGATGATGATCAGTCGTGTCTCTCTGTAGATGAAGGTGTTTGCTGTGGCTCTGCTCTCTGTTTTAATGGGGTTTATGGTGTCCATTTCTGATGGATTCCAACCAGTCGACTGTTCTGAACTTTATAAATCAGGAGAAACAGTGAGTGGGATCTACTCCATCTATCCAGCAGGTGACATTCCTGTCTGGGTTACTGTGAGATGATCTCAGGTGGGAAAGATGAAGACAACGGAGGATGGACGGTACGAATGTGACTTTATATCATTAAACACACATCAGAACATTCATTATGAATCATATCTTCTACATAAACCAATCACAGGTGATTCAGAGGAGAATGGACGGCAGTGTAAATTTCTATCGGGCATGGAATCAGTACAAGAGAGGATTTGCGAATGTGCAGGGAGAATACTGCTGGGTAAGATCTCACACTGTGTGTGTTGGTTAGAACTtgtttttcatgtgtgtgtgtgtgtgcacagcaaaatccccagtttAATtcaacactctgagtgtggactcatataaacactgaagcagtgttaaaagtaacactgaagcagagttgaagttaatgagataattaagaagttaactgagtttgattgaccattattgaaaaCACCTGACCAAggagaatcaccaaacgagaaaatcacaatttgtgtgtcaccattatagtgatcagtgtttgctttagttgggatcttgacccttcagttattactTAGATTTGTGTGGatgtggtaactgagttataacatacagacagaccacaacAAAGGAAatatcataactcaattaacttcttatctcattaacttcaactctgcttcagtgtttatgtgagtccacactcagagtgttaaatgaacactggggattttgctgtgtggaTGTTCATGCCAGTTCttcgtgtgtgtgtatgtgtgtgtgtgtgtggatgttcatgtccaGTGATTGGTTGAACGTGttcttcgtgtgtgtgtgtgtgtgtgtttgtgtggatgttcatgtccaGTGTTTGGTTGAACGTGTTCTTCATGTGTGTGTATGATCAGGGCTGGAGAACATGTACCAGCTGACACGCAACAGGAACTACACGCTGAGAGTGGATCTAGAGGACTTTAAAGCAAATAAAGTTTTCGCTCTGTACTCCTCTTTCTCTGTGGGTCCTGAAGCTGCTGGATATAAACTGCATGTTTCAGGATTCAAGAATGGAGGAGCAGGTAGGACACTTTCATTTAAGTGTGGGGTGTAATGCATTACGAATAactaattattgtaatttaattaccttgaaaaaaaaagtgatcactcttaaagggatagttcgcccaaaaatgaaaattctgtgagAATAAACTAGctgtaaatatgtatgtaaatattgtgtaatatcCTGGTTAACTTCTGTTAGCTTtaggtaattaattaattaattaaatgttgataaatgtaaatgactGGACCTAACTGACAATATAAGCAACAGAGTATGCACAGGAAGCAATGTGAATTTTTATACAAATGAAAATTCATTTCATTTGAGATATTGTCTTAAATGATGCTCTTCCTCTTTGCAGGCGACTCTTTATCTTTTCATAATGGACAGAAGTTCACCACCTTAGACAAAGACCAAGATGTCCGTGCAGGTAACTGTGCCAAACTTCGTCTCGGGGCATTTTGGTACAAAGACTGTCTGGAGACAAACCCTAACGGTGTGTACATACGGGGTGAAGATGGCACTCATTTCGCTATTGGAAATGTTTGGttaaaatggaagaaaaacaaTGTCGGTATGAAATTCATCTGCATGAAGATCAGACGTGTGTCATAGAAACATCACTGTGCTTCTCAGAAATGAACAACAGAACAATCATATTAATGATTAAGGAATTCATCTTCTCTATTAAATGTGTAACTGTAGTAAATCATGTAGGAATATCACTCTCATAAACACAAAGCACTGTTAATAAATTGTTCTTTGTTCTGGGTCACTTCTTTTAATGTACAACTGCAATTAATCAACAActtatacatttgtaataaacTCCTGCATTGAAAGCATGTCTGATGCTTTTCAAACTCCTGCATTGATCTGCATGTCTGAACTAGGGCTGTGTCCAAAATTGCATTCCCTTGAGTATGCACTTTTTTGATAAGTATTTTGAATAAGTAATAACATGACAACTGGAAAAAAGTATGTTCTGTACCTAAGGGATAATCAATGGCTAGCCGTGCATTAAAGGATCTTAATGCATGACTTCGAGGCAAGGAACCACCCGATGCTAAGCATCCCACTTCAGCAACAGAAGGCATTATTGAGTATAtcaataaaaaatgcttttaacaAGGTTAAGTTATATTCGTGCAAAACACTGAATATACACTGTAATAAattattcactttatttactcaataaaactGTTTCAAA is a window of Carassius auratus strain Wakin unplaced genomic scaffold, ASM336829v1 scaf_tig00015374, whole genome shotgun sequence DNA encoding:
- the LOC113074678 gene encoding microfibril-associated glycoprotein 4-like isoform X1 — encoded protein: MAMKVFAVALLSVFMGFMVSVSDGLNPVDCSDIYKSGQTISGIYSIYPAGDVPVWVYCEMISVGNNKDKGGWTVIQRRMDGSVNFYRPWNQSKRGFGNVQGEYWLGLENMYQLTRNRNYTLRVDLEDFKANKVFALYSSFSVGPEAAGYKLHVSGFKNGGAGDSLSFHNGQKFTTLDKDQDVRAGNCAKLRLGAFWYKDCLETNPNGVYIRGEDGTHFAIGNVWLKWKKNNVGMKFICMKIRRVS